A genomic region of Caldicellulosiruptor acetigenus contains the following coding sequences:
- a CDS encoding S-layer homology domain-containing protein produces MKGYCKKLLASFLVIVFMISIFSTISFSQEQSNTIFSDLPQNHWAYNAVKFMVERGIITGYPDNTFRPDNPVTRAEFARIMVISLNLPIKVTDNPSFRDVPKDHWAYPYVETAKYYLTGFRTQNGDYFKPSDYAVREDMAVALVKAKGLQNENVDMNILNNYIDKDQISKNLVKYVAIAIAKGIMVGSPVPNSNQYKFEPQGILTRAQAAVLLYNVINTQSTEEKVTYDDNSSSGSNQQYTYPVPNVTAYTKGDRVVLIWNRINDRKLKGYAVVISKNNSQPGYPQDGYLTILSDRNANYIEIGVNSKYNGGDFGVYVKSGEEYYFSVTAIYEGNVYVKGNAIKMRMPVIPNYFEKPSVKYEYRDNKFVLSWQPINDSRLVGYWVVISKKTSEPKYPDNGYLVFINDRNTTQIVIDNTIPYKGGDFGEYLKDGEEYYFSVTAQYQDRLIPGNSIKAIYYSNLEIAKLRPKLQAKTVRWWGQSYINLKWDKIDNDKLQGYRVVVSDSNPSPDFNKDGLLAAISDRNITSINVKAKDKYLINGEYKELKKGHYYYFTVYAIYSDRIVGGNVIKVKIP; encoded by the coding sequence GTGAAAGGGTATTGCAAAAAGCTGTTGGCAAGTTTTCTGGTGATAGTTTTTATGATTTCTATTTTTAGCACAATTTCTTTTTCTCAAGAACAATCAAACACAATTTTTTCTGACCTTCCTCAAAATCATTGGGCTTACAATGCGGTGAAATTCATGGTAGAAAGAGGAATTATAACAGGTTATCCGGACAACACATTCAGACCTGACAATCCAGTCACAAGAGCAGAATTTGCAAGGATTATGGTAATAAGTTTGAATCTTCCAATCAAAGTGACAGATAATCCATCCTTTAGAGATGTTCCAAAAGACCACTGGGCATATCCTTATGTAGAAACTGCAAAATATTATTTAACAGGTTTTAGAACTCAAAATGGCGACTACTTTAAACCATCTGATTATGCGGTAAGAGAGGATATGGCAGTTGCTCTTGTAAAAGCAAAGGGACTACAGAATGAAAATGTTGACATGAATATTTTAAACAACTACATTGACAAAGACCAGATATCAAAGAATCTTGTTAAATATGTTGCAATTGCCATTGCAAAAGGTATCATGGTAGGAAGCCCAGTTCCAAATTCTAATCAATATAAATTCGAACCACAAGGAATTCTTACCCGTGCTCAGGCAGCAGTACTATTGTACAACGTTATTAATACTCAATCAACCGAAGAAAAAGTTACCTATGATGATAATTCCTCATCAGGTTCTAATCAGCAATATACTTATCCTGTACCAAATGTTACCGCCTATACAAAGGGGGACAGAGTTGTCCTGATATGGAATAGAATAAATGATAGAAAACTGAAAGGATACGCAGTTGTTATCTCAAAGAACAATAGCCAGCCGGGATATCCGCAAGATGGTTATCTGACTATACTGTCGGACAGAAACGCTAATTATATAGAAATTGGAGTAAATTCAAAGTATAATGGTGGCGACTTTGGAGTTTATGTGAAAAGCGGAGAAGAGTATTATTTCAGTGTTACAGCAATTTATGAAGGGAATGTTTATGTAAAAGGCAATGCTATAAAAATGAGAATGCCAGTTATACCAAATTATTTTGAAAAACCTTCTGTAAAGTATGAATATAGAGACAATAAATTTGTTTTGAGCTGGCAGCCTATAAATGATTCACGACTTGTAGGATATTGGGTTGTGATATCTAAAAAGACAAGTGAACCTAAATATCCAGACAATGGTTATCTTGTTTTTATCAATGACAGAAATACAACCCAGATTGTAATTGACAACACAATTCCTTACAAAGGTGGAGATTTTGGCGAGTATTTAAAAGATGGTGAAGAATATTATTTTAGTGTAACAGCTCAGTATCAAGATAGACTCATCCCTGGGAATAGCATCAAGGCCATTTATTACTCTAATTTAGAGATTGCAAAGTTAAGACCAAAGTTGCAGGCAAAAACAGTAAGATGGTGGGGACAATCGTATATTAACTTAAAATGGGACAAAATAGACAATGATAAGCTTCAAGGGTACAGAGTTGTTGTATCTGATTCAAACCCATCACCTGACTTCAATAAAGACGGTTTGCTTGCAGCAATTTCGGATAGAAACATAACTTCAATAAATGTCAAAGCAAAAGATAAGTATTTGATAAATGGGGAATATAAAGAACTCAAGAAAGGACATTACTATTACTTTACAGTTTATGCCATCTACTCAGATAGAATAGTGGGTGGCAATGTAATTAAAGTAAAGATACCATAA
- a CDS encoding uracil-DNA glycosylase has protein sequence MLTWEELESACLSCEKCPISKNRTNVVVGDGNKNAKLVFVGEAPGEEEDKQGKPFVGRAGKFLDLALTSLELSREKDFYICNILKCRPPNNRVPTEVEAQNCLPFLRAQIKLIAPKIIVCLGATAMKYILGKDLKITQDRGKWFEKGGFWIMATYHPAALLRDPGKREDFYRDLKSVKEKLEKIK, from the coding sequence ATGCTGACATGGGAAGAGCTTGAAAGTGCGTGTCTTTCATGTGAAAAGTGCCCTATTTCCAAAAATCGTACAAACGTTGTTGTGGGTGATGGCAACAAAAATGCAAAGCTTGTGTTTGTAGGTGAAGCTCCTGGTGAGGAAGAAGACAAGCAAGGGAAACCTTTTGTGGGCAGGGCAGGAAAGTTTTTAGACTTGGCTTTGACCTCTTTGGAGCTTTCAAGAGAAAAAGATTTTTATATCTGCAACATTCTAAAGTGTAGACCTCCAAACAACCGTGTTCCAACAGAGGTTGAAGCTCAAAACTGCCTGCCTTTTTTGAGAGCCCAGATAAAACTCATCGCACCAAAAATAATTGTCTGTCTTGGTGCAACAGCTATGAAATATATTCTTGGCAAAGACCTTAAAATCACCCAAGACAGGGGGAAGTGGTTTGAAAAAGGTGGTTTTTGGATTATGGCTACATACCATCCAGCAGCACTTTTAAGAGACCCAGGCAAAAGAGAGGATTTTTACAGGGACTTGAAAAGTGTGAAGGAAAAGCTGGAGAAGATAAAGTAG
- a CDS encoding aspartate aminotransferase family protein, giving the protein MNIDEIISYDSQYYVNVFGSRIPLAFERGEGCILYDSQNKEYLDFISGISVCNLGHSHPKFVAALKAQIERLIHTSSLFYIEPQALLAKKLAEVSKFDKVFFCNSGAEANEAAIKLVRNYFYKKGLSKYKIITLENSFHGRTLATTAATGQKKYQKPFEPMPEGFINVEADIEKIKSAIDDKTAAVMIELVQAEGGIKVLSKEFVQKLYSLCKEHGLLFVIDEVQTGIGRCGSLFCFEQYDITPDIITLAKGLGNGVPIGAMLCKKEVATFEPGEHGSTFGGNLLATRAALEVLRIIEEENIIENVNVMGNYLRQKLLELKEQFDFMVDVRGLGLLIGVEFSFPVKELVKELALAGLLTSSCGGGNVIRFAPPLIVQKTHIDKALEIFKDVVKRYADMGRA; this is encoded by the coding sequence ATGAACATAGATGAAATAATCTCTTATGATTCACAGTACTATGTCAACGTGTTTGGCAGTCGGATACCACTTGCTTTTGAAAGAGGAGAAGGGTGTATTCTTTATGACAGCCAAAACAAAGAGTATCTTGATTTTATCTCTGGAATTTCTGTGTGCAATTTAGGGCACAGTCATCCAAAATTTGTGGCTGCTTTAAAGGCTCAGATTGAAAGGCTCATACACACATCAAGCCTGTTTTACATTGAACCTCAAGCACTTTTGGCAAAAAAACTTGCTGAAGTTTCTAAATTTGACAAGGTATTTTTCTGTAACTCCGGCGCTGAGGCGAACGAGGCTGCCATAAAGCTTGTGAGAAATTATTTTTATAAAAAAGGGCTTTCTAAATATAAAATAATTACACTTGAAAATTCATTCCATGGAAGAACACTTGCAACAACCGCTGCAACAGGTCAAAAGAAGTATCAAAAGCCATTTGAGCCAATGCCAGAAGGATTTATAAACGTTGAGGCAGACATTGAAAAGATAAAAAGTGCTATAGATGACAAAACAGCAGCGGTTATGATTGAACTTGTTCAGGCAGAAGGCGGAATAAAGGTGCTTTCAAAAGAGTTTGTACAAAAGCTTTATAGCCTTTGCAAAGAACATGGGCTTTTATTTGTAATTGACGAGGTTCAAACAGGTATTGGTAGGTGCGGCAGTCTTTTTTGTTTTGAGCAGTATGATATAACTCCTGACATAATTACTCTTGCAAAAGGGCTTGGAAATGGTGTGCCGATTGGAGCTATGCTTTGCAAAAAAGAGGTTGCTACATTTGAACCAGGTGAGCATGGCTCAACCTTTGGTGGAAATTTGCTTGCAACAAGAGCAGCTTTAGAGGTGTTGAGAATAATTGAAGAAGAAAATATAATTGAAAATGTAAATGTGATGGGGAATTACCTAAGACAAAAGCTTCTTGAGCTAAAAGAACAATTCGATTTTATGGTAGATGTCAGAGGTTTGGGCCTTTTAATAGGTGTTGAATTTTCTTTCCCTGTGAAAGAACTTGTAAAAGAGTTAGCTTTAGCCGGACTTTTGACAAGCAGTTGCGGAGGTGGAAACGTAATAAGATTTGCTCCACCTTTGATTGTTCAAAAAACTCACATAGATAAAGCTTTGGAAATCTTCAAAGATGTGGTGAAAAGATATGCTGACATGGGAAGAGCTTGA
- a CDS encoding DedA family protein encodes MEFIKQIFISIAEYLSQFGHLGIFIGMTLESACIPIPSEVILPLGGYLAYKGIGSVLSMTIVATLGGLAGSIIAYVVGYFGGRPFILKYGKYFFISKHDFERAEKFFQKRGEITIFLSRLLPVIRTFISLPAGIAKMNFVKFCIYTILGSFPWCLLFVYLGKKLGDNWKSIEEHLKGFDYLILALIIAAIVGYVVYKIFKGKKSAEVE; translated from the coding sequence TAGGCATATTCATAGGGATGACGCTTGAGTCTGCCTGCATTCCAATACCCTCTGAGGTCATCCTGCCGCTTGGTGGATACCTCGCATACAAAGGAATTGGAAGCGTGCTTTCCATGACTATTGTTGCTACCTTAGGAGGTCTTGCCGGCTCCATAATAGCCTATGTAGTAGGGTACTTTGGCGGAAGACCATTTATACTCAAGTACGGCAAATACTTTTTTATCTCAAAGCACGACTTTGAAAGAGCAGAAAAATTTTTTCAAAAAAGAGGGGAAATTACTATATTTTTGAGCAGGCTTCTGCCTGTCATAAGGACATTTATCTCGCTTCCTGCTGGTATTGCAAAGATGAACTTTGTAAAGTTTTGTATCTACACAATCCTTGGGTCATTTCCTTGGTGTTTGCTTTTTGTCTATCTTGGTAAAAAACTTGGCGATAACTGGAAGTCAATTGAAGAGCATTTAAAAGGCTTTGACTATCTCATATTAGCCTTAATAATTGCTGCAATTGTGGGTTATGTTGTCTATAAAATCTTCAAAGGCAAAAAGTCAGCTGAAGTTGAATAA